From a region of the Candidatus Zixiibacteriota bacterium genome:
- the menC gene encoding o-succinylbenzoate synthase: MIISELTIYRFSLPLKKALKLVTGPVTEREGFVVKVTGDEGQVGYGEIAPLPGFSRETIDEIPEAIKQLKAVVVGNETPENLEELSGGFKRWLSSMGLPYSVRFGFESAVLGAMASERGLSLCRLLSDSPRKHVTFNCMLSHGTDEEVLAAALERQAEGFKTFKLKIGRGDPAIDVALVASLRQTLGDGTVIRLDANRQYTCESIGGFVEAIKSIGVEYIEEPLPTRAENLQWAKAGKLPVALDESVGEIEPEEAAACPGVIAVLLKPTRLGLERTVRFARAASSRSIMPVISSSFESSLGLSILAHLALVVTRHEIAMGLATADIFAHDLLDKPLLPIDARVARADIPDPAESIQMDRLTEVKL; encoded by the coding sequence ATGATCATTAGCGAGTTGACGATTTACCGGTTCAGTCTTCCCTTAAAGAAGGCGTTGAAGCTGGTAACCGGTCCCGTGACGGAACGGGAAGGTTTCGTGGTGAAGGTGACCGGCGATGAGGGTCAGGTCGGCTATGGAGAAATCGCGCCGCTGCCGGGATTCAGCCGGGAAACGATTGATGAAATACCGGAGGCGATCAAACAACTCAAGGCTGTCGTGGTCGGAAACGAAACGCCGGAAAATCTCGAAGAACTTTCCGGTGGTTTCAAACGATGGCTGAGCAGTATGGGGCTGCCCTATTCGGTCAGGTTCGGATTCGAATCGGCGGTGTTGGGAGCGATGGCCTCGGAACGCGGGCTTTCCCTTTGTCGTCTTCTTAGCGATTCCCCCCGCAAGCATGTCACGTTCAATTGTATGCTGTCCCATGGCACCGATGAGGAAGTGCTGGCCGCAGCACTGGAACGTCAGGCCGAGGGATTCAAGACTTTCAAGCTGAAGATAGGTCGTGGTGATCCGGCGATTGACGTAGCGCTGGTTGCCTCGTTGCGCCAGACGTTGGGGGATGGAACGGTTATACGACTCGATGCCAATCGGCAGTATACCTGCGAAAGTATCGGCGGTTTCGTCGAGGCGATCAAGAGTATCGGGGTGGAGTATATCGAGGAGCCGCTGCCGACTCGGGCGGAGAACCTTCAATGGGCCAAGGCCGGGAAGCTGCCGGTGGCGCTCGATGAAAGTGTCGGTGAGATCGAGCCGGAAGAGGCCGCGGCATGTCCCGGTGTCATCGCCGTGCTTCTGAAACCGACTCGGCTTGGCCTGGAACGGACCGTGCGTTTTGCTCGAGCCGCATCATCGCGGTCGATCATGCCGGTGATCAGCTCCTCGTTCGAGTCGAGTCTCGGGCTTTCGATTCTGGCCCATCTGGCATTGGTGGTGACTCGGCACGAAATCGCGATGGGACTCGCCACCGCCGATATCTTCGCGCACGACCTGCTGGATAAACCGCTCCTGCCGATAGATGCCCGTGTGGCTCGGGCTGATATTCCCGACCCGGCCGAGTCGATCCAGATGGATCGGCTGACCGAGGTTAAGTTGTGA
- the menE gene encoding o-succinylbenzoate--CoA ligase encodes MSECLITRAARHFPDATALIDECGPLSYTDLDLYTEVAEYSLHSHGVESGGLIAILSETNLYYIPILFALARLGAAICPLSVRLPSEALAHQLDNIGSRRVIVAEDLTGRIQSERIEVISLVKALVAEGVLCTELPPVDEAATIIHSSGSSAVAKAIRHRWSAHVASAAGSNENINLEPGDRWLLSLPLYHVGGLSILFRCFLAGAAAVVPNPGASLLDSLIHFTPTHLSVVPTQLRRLLSTGIPDEVKTQLKAVLIGGAAVPSGLVEQARQAGLPVHTSYGSTEMASQITTTRPGADLDELATSGYLLNGRELSVATDGELLVRGKTLCEGFVVNGKLTLPFDRNGWYATGDIGRFDDNGRLLVCGRKDRMFISGGENIHPEEIERALLAIKGIVEVVVFAEGDREYGHRPRAVIAIEAGLEINRNALIGYLEKAVERFKIPDRFYLWPKQDGAGAMKPDRCSIEQCCRAGELEELI; translated from the coding sequence GTGAGTGAATGCCTGATCACCCGGGCTGCCCGCCATTTTCCGGATGCGACAGCCTTAATTGACGAATGCGGCCCGCTCAGTTATACCGATCTCGATCTTTATACTGAAGTCGCTGAATACAGTCTTCATTCGCATGGAGTTGAATCAGGGGGACTAATCGCGATTCTATCGGAAACGAATCTCTACTATATCCCGATCCTCTTTGCTCTGGCGCGCCTTGGGGCCGCGATTTGTCCGCTCAGTGTGCGCTTGCCGAGTGAGGCGCTGGCACATCAGTTGGACAATATCGGTAGCCGCAGAGTAATCGTGGCGGAGGATCTGACGGGCCGGATTCAGTCCGAGCGGATCGAGGTGATTTCGCTGGTCAAGGCGTTAGTTGCGGAAGGCGTCCTGTGTACTGAATTACCGCCGGTGGATGAGGCGGCCACGATTATTCACAGTTCCGGCAGCAGTGCCGTAGCGAAAGCTATCCGGCATCGCTGGTCGGCGCATGTGGCCAGTGCGGCGGGATCGAATGAAAATATCAACCTTGAGCCGGGCGACCGCTGGCTCTTGTCGCTGCCGCTCTACCATGTCGGCGGACTATCAATTCTGTTTCGCTGCTTTTTAGCCGGAGCGGCGGCCGTAGTCCCGAATCCGGGGGCGTCTTTGCTCGACAGCCTGATCCATTTCACTCCGACACATTTATCCGTCGTGCCGACACAACTCCGAAGACTTCTGTCAACAGGCATACCCGATGAAGTTAAAACTCAGCTTAAGGCGGTGTTGATCGGCGGGGCGGCTGTTCCTTCGGGGCTGGTCGAGCAGGCACGACAGGCGGGTTTGCCGGTGCACACGTCTTACGGATCAACAGAAATGGCCTCACAGATTACCACAACCCGGCCGGGGGCGGACCTCGATGAACTGGCCACCAGCGGGTATCTTTTGAATGGCCGAGAGTTATCGGTCGCAACCGACGGTGAGTTACTGGTGCGCGGCAAGACACTCTGTGAGGGATTTGTGGTCAACGGCAAGCTCACCCTCCCGTTTGATCGCAACGGTTGGTATGCGACGGGGGATATCGGTCGGTTTGATGATAACGGTCGGCTGTTGGTGTGCGGTCGCAAGGATCGGATGTTTATCTCAGGGGGAGAAAACATTCATCCCGAGGAGATCGAACGAGCGCTTCTTGCGATTAAGGGGATCGTTGAGGTGGTGGTTTTTGCTGAGGGTGATCGTGAATACGGACATCGTCCGCGGGCTGTAATTGCGATAGAAGCAGGGCTTGAGATTAACCGCAATGCCCTGATCGGATATCTGGAGAAAGCAGTCGAAAGGTTCAAAATTCCCGACCGGTTTTATCTTTGGCCGAAGCAAGACGGCGCCGGCGCTATGAAGCCGGACCGCTGTTCGATAGAACAATGCTGCCGCGCCGGGGAACTGGAGGAGCTTATTTGA
- a CDS encoding acyl-CoA thioesterase yields MFETKTNVKLHDTDAAGVVFFANYFRIAHTAFEALMTSIGVSLDYIIREADYLILIAHADADYDRPLLLGEKITISMKTESIGESSFVLIYDFRDSAGKIAAKVRTVHVAVDKNRAEKIPLPEKVRIGLESLK; encoded by the coding sequence ATGTTCGAGACCAAAACCAACGTCAAGCTCCATGATACCGATGCTGCCGGGGTGGTTTTTTTCGCCAATTACTTCCGCATCGCCCACACCGCTTTCGAAGCGCTGATGACCTCTATCGGGGTAAGTCTGGACTATATCATCAGGGAAGCGGACTACCTGATCCTGATTGCGCATGCCGATGCCGACTACGATCGGCCCCTGCTTCTTGGCGAGAAAATCACTATTTCAATGAAGACGGAATCTATCGGAGAAAGCTCTTTCGTCCTGATTTATGATTTCCGCGACAGCGCCGGTAAAATCGCCGCAAAGGTTCGCACCGTTCACGTTGCCGTCGACAAGAACCGGGCGGAAAAAATCCCGCTTCCCGAAAAAGTCCGCATCGGCCTGGAAAGTCTCAAATAA
- the pepF gene encoding oligoendopeptidase F, producing the protein MKKQQSLIMSILAALMLFGLMAGVVAAQDQDATTIPKREDIDDKYKWRLEDIYEDSAAWYADYNLLEASLTAFDPYRGHLGDSPETLYNCLHMSDSLDMILGRLYVYAYMKLDENTQESMYQSMSGEVAGLNSRISEQQAFISPEIISLGEAKVMGMIDAYEPLGVYRHHFEDQFRQQAHILSDKEEAILAAASPVLRAPSDIFNMIDNADHKMGRIVTTDGDTIELTNSRYYDVMREADRETRRIANDSVQTSWKKYLNTLAMTFGGSLKADWFQARVRGYNSCLESSLDGYNVPTAVFTNLIEATNANLESCYKWYALRKKFLKLDTMYTYDLSVSMAEASNRRIPYEEAIEMVTKGLKPLGKQYVKDLQAGFSSGWIDVYETENKGSGAYNWGTYTTHPYVLLNYGYKIDDVFTLAHELGHAMHSFYTNRNETYQNSGHSLFLAEVASTCNEAILMKYLLENTKDKDEKLALLYYYIKQIDGTFFSQVMFSEFEQAVHQHVEEGGAFSADYFRETYREIFQKYMGPDVVIGPDNDMGGLKISHFYREFYVYQYATAYAAAQMISQKIMEGDKQALEAYHEFLATGTSDYPLEILKKAGVDLTQPEAVKRTLDLFGELVDEMEKLLMEG; encoded by the coding sequence ATGAAGAAGCAACAGTCCCTGATCATGTCCATCCTGGCGGCCTTGATGCTGTTCGGTCTTATGGCCGGTGTGGTCGCAGCCCAGGATCAGGATGCCACAACGATTCCCAAGCGGGAAGATATCGACGACAAGTACAAATGGCGTCTCGAAGATATCTATGAAGACAGCGCTGCCTGGTATGCCGACTACAATTTGCTCGAAGCCAGTCTGACCGCTTTCGATCCTTACCGTGGCCACCTGGGCGATTCCCCGGAGACTTTGTATAACTGCCTTCATATGTCCGACAGTCTGGATATGATTCTCGGTCGTCTCTATGTCTATGCTTACATGAAGCTGGACGAAAACACTCAAGAGAGCATGTACCAGTCGATGAGCGGTGAAGTTGCCGGTCTTAACTCTCGCATCAGTGAGCAACAGGCCTTTATCAGTCCGGAAATCATTAGCCTGGGCGAAGCAAAGGTCATGGGGATGATCGATGCCTATGAACCGCTGGGTGTGTATCGCCATCATTTCGAAGATCAATTCCGCCAGCAGGCTCATATTCTTTCCGACAAAGAAGAGGCGATCCTGGCTGCGGCTTCACCGGTTCTGCGGGCTCCGAGTGATATTTTCAATATGATTGACAACGCCGACCACAAAATGGGCCGGATCGTTACCACCGACGGCGACACGATCGAGTTAACCAACAGCCGTTATTACGATGTTATGCGTGAAGCAGATCGCGAGACACGACGTATCGCCAATGACAGTGTTCAGACGTCCTGGAAGAAGTATCTCAATACACTGGCCATGACGTTTGGTGGATCACTCAAGGCCGACTGGTTCCAGGCCAGGGTTCGCGGTTATAATTCCTGTCTGGAATCATCACTTGACGGGTACAACGTACCTACGGCTGTATTCACTAATCTGATCGAAGCCACTAACGCCAACTTGGAATCATGCTATAAGTGGTACGCATTGCGAAAGAAGTTCCTTAAGCTCGATACGATGTACACCTACGATCTTTCGGTATCAATGGCCGAGGCTTCCAATCGCAGAATTCCGTACGAAGAGGCGATTGAGATGGTAACCAAGGGACTCAAACCGCTGGGCAAGCAGTATGTCAAGGATTTGCAGGCAGGATTCAGTTCCGGTTGGATTGATGTCTACGAAACCGAAAATAAGGGCTCGGGTGCCTACAATTGGGGTACTTACACCACCCATCCCTATGTTTTGTTGAATTATGGCTATAAGATCGACGATGTCTTCACCCTGGCCCATGAGCTGGGTCATGCCATGCACAGTTTCTATACCAACCGAAATGAAACCTATCAGAACTCAGGCCATTCGTTGTTTCTTGCAGAGGTCGCTTCAACCTGTAATGAAGCGATCCTGATGAAGTATCTGCTCGAGAACACCAAAGATAAAGATGAGAAACTGGCCCTGTTGTATTATTATATCAAGCAGATTGATGGGACCTTTTTCAGCCAGGTGATGTTCTCCGAGTTCGAGCAGGCAGTGCACCAGCATGTTGAAGAGGGCGGTGCTTTCTCTGCCGACTATTTCCGGGAAACCTACCGTGAGATTTTCCAGAAGTATATGGGGCCGGATGTGGTGATTGGTCCCGACAACGACATGGGTGGCTTGAAGATTTCGCATTTCTATCGTGAGTTCTACGTTTACCAGTACGCTACAGCCTATGCCGCTGCTCAGATGATCTCCCAGAAGATCATGGAGGGCGACAAGCAGGCTCTTGAAGCCTATCATGAGTTCCTGGCTACCGGGACATCAGATTATCCGCTGGAGATTCTCAAGAAGGCCGGCGTTGACCTGACTCAGCCGGAGGCGGTCAAGCGGACACTTGACCTGTTTGGTGAACTGGTTGATGAAATGGAGAAGCTGTTGATGGAGGGATAA
- a CDS encoding ferritin, producing MMIPKEMADGLNAQITREYESYWIYQQMAYKLSAMGLRVFAEWFTQQAKEEVVHAEKMADYLLDQGGEVMLGEIGKPDDDYSTVEKVCAAALEHEKKITAWIHELVGLARSKNDYATEQFLAWYVSEQVEEVATTAELLDLVKMAKGPHHLIQLENRIMALRGGSDE from the coding sequence ATGATGATTCCGAAGGAAATGGCCGACGGCCTCAATGCTCAGATTACTCGTGAATACGAGTCTTACTGGATTTACCAGCAGATGGCTTATAAGTTGAGCGCCATGGGGCTGAGGGTATTTGCCGAATGGTTTACCCAGCAGGCCAAAGAAGAAGTCGTGCATGCTGAAAAAATGGCTGACTATCTGCTCGACCAGGGTGGAGAGGTTATGCTCGGTGAAATAGGTAAGCCGGACGATGACTATTCAACGGTCGAAAAGGTCTGTGCCGCCGCTCTTGAGCACGAAAAGAAAATAACGGCCTGGATCCATGAACTGGTCGGTCTGGCTCGCTCGAAAAACGATTATGCCACGGAGCAATTTTTGGCCTGGTATGTGAGTGAGCAGGTCGAAGAAGTGGCGACAACGGCCGAGTTGCTGGACCTGGTCAAAATGGCTAAGGGACCGCACCACCTGATCCAGTTGGAAAACCGTATTATGGCGCTGCGCGGCGGAAGCGACGAATAA
- a CDS encoding M14 family zinc carboxypeptidase → MRYALLLALMLLTLASSALGEEYYFEFRIDDPTILEKLSRVISIDRVDGDLVKAYANDREMAEFEAFGYHYEILPAPSSLIIPRMSDDKAALKDWDSYPTYPAYVSMMYQFATDYPSICRIYDAGTTVAGRELLFAVISDNVNVEEDEPEVMYTGTIHGDETTGYIMTLRLIDSLLVAYGTDSRITDMVDNMEIWINPLANPDGTYHGGDATVSGAQRYNANDYDLNRNFPDPEDGAYPGGTRQIETTNMMNMAIANSFVISANFHGGAEVLNYPWDTWSDRHADDTWFYDICRAFADTVHLYSTSGYMTYLDDGVTNGYDWYTVSGGRQDYMNYFRGCREVTMEISDTKLLSASQLPSHWIWLRHSLLKYLEEALYGIRGIVTDAATGLPVAATIEVLNHDIDSSYVYTDPDVGDYHRMIEAGSWDLQFTAVGYLPQTIYGVSAVDGATTTLDVQMNQIPPYPAMSFVSQNAGMVDPGDNSNFSITLTNDGGGDAVNLVGTLATSDPLVTITQDYSTYPVIAMLGGQGTSNSAYSISVDAACPEEHQVQFELYLSADSYEDTLTFAITVGQKIEDFESGGFTAFPWQMSGSASWTINTSPYEGSYCAKSGSISHSQSTTMSVTLNGLESGTISFYYKVSSESGYDYLTFYIDGVQKGQWSGTAGWSQASYSTTTGDHTFRWTYSKDGNTTSGSDCGWIDYIVFPPTSSDIDEDGIDNTADNCPENYNPNQEDADDDGVGDLCDNCVDIANTNQTDADNDGVGDLCDNCPGIANAGQADGDADGYGDACDNCSEIFNDDQADGDSDGVGDVCDNCPSVANTTQGDADDDHFGDACDNCPNKINPTQDDSDADGAGDACDNCDGLYNPSQADADTDGFGDDCDNCPQMYNTDQTDSDSDTYGDACDNCEAIANPGQEDGDADAVGDVCDNCPTVFNPTQADEDNDGLGDPCDLFVCGDVDGNGSGPDISDLVYFVNWMFNGGPAPTEWGAIDVNGSGGYADIADLVYLVEYMFQGGPELNCSYD, encoded by the coding sequence ATGCGCTATGCTCTTTTGTTGGCTTTGATGCTTCTGACACTGGCCTCCAGCGCCTTGGGGGAAGAATACTACTTCGAATTCCGGATCGATGATCCGACTATTCTGGAGAAACTGTCACGGGTAATCTCGATTGATCGAGTCGACGGTGATCTGGTTAAGGCTTATGCCAACGATCGTGAGATGGCCGAGTTCGAAGCATTCGGTTATCATTATGAAATTCTCCCGGCGCCTTCAAGCCTGATTATTCCCCGCATGTCCGACGACAAAGCTGCTCTCAAAGACTGGGATTCGTACCCTACTTATCCCGCTTATGTCAGTATGATGTACCAATTCGCGACGGATTATCCATCAATATGTCGAATCTACGACGCCGGAACTACAGTCGCAGGACGTGAACTGCTTTTTGCGGTGATTTCCGACAACGTTAACGTTGAGGAAGATGAACCCGAAGTTATGTACACCGGAACCATACACGGTGACGAGACCACGGGTTATATCATGACTCTCCGGTTGATTGACTCGTTACTGGTCGCTTACGGAACCGACTCCCGCATCACGGACATGGTCGACAATATGGAGATATGGATCAATCCTCTGGCCAATCCGGACGGGACCTATCACGGCGGTGATGCCACTGTCAGCGGAGCCCAGCGCTATAATGCCAACGACTATGATCTGAACCGTAACTTCCCGGATCCCGAGGACGGCGCTTATCCGGGAGGGACGCGCCAGATCGAAACGACCAATATGATGAATATGGCGATTGCCAATAGTTTCGTAATATCGGCCAATTTTCACGGCGGCGCTGAGGTTTTGAATTACCCCTGGGATACCTGGAGTGATCGCCATGCCGATGATACCTGGTTCTATGATATCTGCCGCGCTTTTGCCGACACTGTTCATCTTTACAGTACTTCCGGATATATGACCTATCTCGATGACGGGGTGACCAACGGTTATGACTGGTACACCGTCTCGGGCGGCCGTCAGGATTACATGAATTATTTCCGCGGTTGCCGTGAAGTCACGATGGAGATTTCCGACACCAAGTTGCTCTCCGCCAGCCAGCTACCATCGCACTGGATATGGTTGCGGCACTCACTGCTCAAGTATCTCGAAGAAGCCCTGTATGGCATCCGGGGAATAGTGACCGATGCCGCTACCGGTTTGCCGGTGGCTGCAACTATCGAAGTGCTTAACCACGACATAGACAGTTCGTATGTCTATACCGATCCTGATGTCGGTGATTACCATCGTATGATCGAAGCCGGTTCCTGGGATTTGCAGTTTACCGCGGTGGGCTATTTACCACAGACGATTTACGGTGTCTCGGCCGTTGATGGCGCGACGACAACGCTCGATGTGCAAATGAACCAGATTCCACCGTATCCCGCGATGAGCTTCGTGAGCCAGAATGCCGGAATGGTGGATCCGGGGGACAACAGCAATTTTAGCATTACACTCACCAACGACGGCGGTGGCGATGCCGTCAATCTGGTCGGAACTCTGGCCACGAGCGATCCGTTGGTGACGATAACGCAGGATTATTCGACTTATCCGGTAATTGCCATGTTGGGCGGTCAGGGGACCTCCAACAGTGCTTATTCCATCAGTGTCGATGCCGCCTGTCCGGAAGAACACCAGGTGCAGTTCGAACTTTACCTTTCTGCCGACAGCTACGAGGATACCCTGACGTTTGCGATTACGGTAGGGCAGAAGATCGAGGATTTCGAATCCGGTGGTTTTACCGCTTTCCCGTGGCAGATGAGCGGCAGTGCGAGCTGGACGATCAATACTTCGCCGTACGAGGGCAGTTACTGCGCCAAGTCGGGCTCAATTTCGCATAGTCAAAGTACGACTATGAGCGTTACCCTGAACGGTCTCGAATCGGGGACTATTTCGTTTTACTACAAGGTGTCTTCCGAGTCCGGTTATGATTATCTGACGTTCTATATCGACGGTGTTCAGAAAGGCCAATGGTCGGGAACGGCGGGATGGTCACAAGCCAGTTATTCCACGACGACCGGCGACCATACTTTCCGCTGGACCTATTCCAAGGACGGTAACACCACCAGCGGCAGCGATTGCGGCTGGATCGATTATATCGTGTTCCCGCCTACTTCGTCCGATATCGACGAGGACGGTATCGATAACACCGCCGACAATTGTCCCGAGAATTATAATCCCAATCAGGAAGATGCCGACGACGATGGTGTCGGAGACCTGTGTGATAATTGCGTCGATATCGCCAATACGAATCAAACCGACGCCGACAATGACGGAGTCGGTGATCTCTGCGACAATTGTCCCGGCATAGCCAACGCCGGTCAGGCGGATGGCGACGCCGATGGCTATGGCGATGCCTGTGATAACTGCTCCGAGATTTTCAATGATGATCAGGCGGACGGTGACTCGGACGGCGTCGGTGACGTTTGTGATAATTGCCCTTCTGTCGCCAACACGACTCAGGGTGATGCCGACGACGACCATTTCGGCGACGCCTGCGACAATTGCCCCAACAAGATCAATCCAACCCAGGATGACTCCGACGCCGACGGTGCCGGTGATGCCTGCGATAACTGCGACGGTCTCTATAATCCGTCACAAGCGGATGCCGATACCGATGGTTTCGGCGATGACTGTGACAATTGCCCGCAGATGTACAATACCGATCAAACCGACAGTGACAGCGACACCTACGGTGATGCCTGCGATAACTGTGAGGCGATTGCCAATCCCGGCCAGGAAGACGGCGATGCCGATGCGGTCGGTGATGTTTGTGACAACTGTCCGACCGTGTTCAATCCGACTCAGGCCGATGAAGACAACGATGGTTTGGGTGATCCTTGTGATCTCTTCGTTTGCGGTGATGTCGACGGTAACGGATCCGGTCCGGATATCTCCGACCTGGTTTATTTCGTCAACTGGATGTTCAACGGTGGACCGGCGCCGACCGAATGGGGCGCGATCGACGTGAACGGCTCCGGTGGATATGCCGATATCGCCGATTTGGTCTACCTGGTTGAATACATGTTCCAGGGCGGGCCCGAACTGAATTGCTCGTATGATTGA
- a CDS encoding RNA-binding protein, whose protein sequence is MNIYIGNMSYDTTEDALRQAFEAYGEVSTVNIITDRDSGRPKGFGFVEMPSKDEAMAAISGLNGQEMNGRTLNVNEAKPRNNSGGGNRGGGGRYRRSY, encoded by the coding sequence ATGAACATCTACATCGGTAACATGTCGTACGATACGACCGAAGACGCTCTTCGCCAGGCCTTTGAGGCTTACGGTGAAGTCTCCACCGTTAACATCATCACCGACCGTGACAGCGGCCGGCCGAAGGGTTTCGGCTTCGTCGAGATGCCTTCAAAGGATGAAGCAATGGCAGCCATCAGCGGGCTGAACGGTCAGGAGATGAACGGTCGCACGCTGAACGTCAACGAAGCCAAGCCGCGTAACAACAGCGGCGGTGGTAATCGTGGCGGCGGCGGACGTTATCGTCGGTCGTACTAA
- a CDS encoding sugar phosphate nucleotidyltransferase, whose amino-acid sequence MTAATEITAVVLAGGQGSRLKPLTADIPKPLVPVGGRPIIQLLLTRLKRCGVGRVHLAVNHLSHLIRESVGNGEKLGLEIHYSEEPEPLSTVAPLKLIPDLPEHFLVVNGDILTDLDFVEFYRSHLESDALVSVAAHEREDFVDYGVLETDASNRLIGFKEKPTYRLTVSMGVYVFSRSVLKYVPDSGPFGFDDLMYQALKKNLPISVYPYRGYWLDIGRIEDYERAQEEFSHISSFFD is encoded by the coding sequence ATGACTGCCGCAACCGAGATAACCGCCGTGGTACTGGCCGGAGGTCAGGGTTCACGGCTCAAACCGCTAACCGCGGATATCCCCAAACCACTCGTGCCGGTCGGCGGGCGACCGATAATCCAATTACTGCTGACACGGCTGAAACGATGCGGTGTCGGTCGTGTCCATCTGGCTGTCAACCATTTGTCGCATTTGATCCGTGAATCGGTCGGAAACGGTGAAAAACTGGGATTGGAGATCCATTACAGCGAAGAACCCGAACCCCTCTCAACGGTGGCGCCGTTGAAATTGATTCCTGACCTGCCCGAGCATTTTCTGGTTGTCAACGGCGATATCCTTACCGATCTCGATTTCGTTGAATTCTATCGCTCTCACCTCGAATCAGATGCTCTCGTTTCAGTCGCGGCTCACGAACGTGAAGATTTCGTCGACTATGGCGTTCTCGAAACCGATGCTTCCAATCGCCTGATCGGATTCAAGGAAAAACCGACTTATCGACTAACGGTTTCAATGGGCGTTTACGTGTTCTCTCGATCAGTGCTGAAGTATGTACCGGATAGCGGTCCGTTTGGATTCGACGACCTGATGTATCAGGCACTCAAAAAAAACCTGCCGATCTCAGTTTATCCCTACAGGGGCTACTGGCTCGACATCGGCCGGATTGAGGATTACGAGCGAGCCCAGGAAGAATTCAGTCACATCAGCTCCTTTTTTGACTGA
- a CDS encoding SDR family oxidoreductase has product MVQGSETVLITGGAGYIGSRLIAPLLREGYRVRVIDSFLFGGRSLLPYLGEKNFDLLHGDIRRDQDLDRALADVHHVVHLAAIVGDPACAREPELARQTNLEASRRLLGKAIENGVGRLIFASTCSNYGKMNDPNGYVDETSPLQPVSYYAELKVEFERILLSLDYHDFTPTVLRFATAYGLSPRPRFDLTVNEFTRELTLGRKLEVFGEQFWRPYAHTRDLVRAIMLTLTGDRAMLSGQAFNIGDTVENYQKKTIVRLILEQLPGARENVSYVKRDEDPRDYRVNFDKVRTRLGFELSRTVPDGIREIIYAIRSGLIPDPDSPLYRNSCPA; this is encoded by the coding sequence ATGGTGCAAGGATCAGAGACAGTACTCATTACAGGCGGCGCCGGCTATATCGGTAGTCGCCTGATCGCTCCCCTACTCCGAGAGGGGTACCGGGTGCGAGTGATTGACTCATTCCTTTTCGGCGGTCGAAGCCTCCTGCCTTATCTTGGTGAAAAGAATTTCGATCTGCTTCACGGCGACATCAGGCGCGATCAGGATCTCGACCGCGCACTCGCCGATGTACACCATGTCGTACATCTGGCGGCTATTGTCGGTGATCCGGCTTGCGCTCGAGAACCGGAGCTTGCCCGGCAAACGAATCTCGAAGCCTCACGGCGACTGCTGGGCAAGGCGATAGAAAACGGCGTCGGTCGGCTCATCTTCGCTTCGACCTGTTCCAATTACGGCAAAATGAACGACCCCAACGGTTACGTCGATGAAACCTCACCGCTGCAACCGGTTTCTTACTATGCCGAGCTGAAGGTTGAGTTCGAACGAATTTTACTTAGTCTGGACTACCACGATTTCACTCCGACCGTACTTCGTTTCGCCACCGCTTACGGTCTTTCGCCACGCCCCCGGTTCGATCTGACCGTTAATGAATTCACTCGGGAGTTGACCCTTGGCCGTAAACTGGAAGTATTCGGTGAACAGTTCTGGCGACCCTATGCCCACACCCGCGATCTGGTGCGAGCGATTATGCTCACCTTGACCGGAGATCGCGCCATGTTGTCCGGGCAGGCTTTCAACATCGGCGACACCGTTGAGAATTACCAAAAAAAGACCATCGTCAGACTTATCCTCGAACAACTGCCGGGGGCTCGCGAGAATGTCTCCTACGTCAAACGCGATGAAGACCCCAGGGATTACCGTGTCAATTTCGATAAGGTTCGTACTCGACTCGGATTCGAGTTATCCCGAACCGTACCCGACGGTATCCGCGAGATTATCTATGCCATCCGCTCCGGTTTGATCCCCGACCCGGACTCACCCCTCTACCGAAACAGTTGTCCCGCATGA